In Leptospira sp. WS58.C1, a single genomic region encodes these proteins:
- a CDS encoding hemolysin family protein — translation MDVIGFFVILLLIFANGFFVSAEFALVSIRPSRLEELIRDGRPMAVLTKKAASMLNDMLSVCQVGITIASLLLGWVGEGYLSSWIEPIFHYAGYPDSDLTIHGVAVAISFALITFLHILLGELLPKTVAIQKTETMALVTSAPIFFFYYLFFPITFFLNGMTTFLLRMIGFKEDSHRIIHSPEELMILIQEQNKQGNIDQEEFQIIQNTFQFSEHLAKDVMTHRLSIVGIPADSQMDGVLSIIAEHHFSRYPVYEGTTDNIVGIVHVQAFLAWLSESKRNKKAKVTTIMQPPIVVPEGMSIEKVLQKLRLAKQHMAIVIDEYGGVSGLLTMEDIVEEVFGEIRDETDDHEIDAVPSHSPDAFDIDGETELDELKEILTGIEEEELNDIRTIAGFILDKVEDMPKEGTEVVIPEGKLTVEKMDGNKIMTVRFTRLSAPSSFAI, via the coding sequence ATGGATGTGATTGGATTTTTCGTAATTCTTCTTCTTATTTTTGCAAATGGATTTTTCGTGTCCGCGGAATTTGCCCTTGTCTCGATCCGACCTTCTCGTTTGGAAGAATTGATTAGAGACGGAAGACCGATGGCAGTTTTAACCAAAAAAGCGGCCAGTATGTTAAACGATATGCTCTCCGTCTGCCAGGTGGGGATCACGATCGCGAGTTTACTTTTAGGTTGGGTGGGAGAAGGTTATCTGTCCAGTTGGATAGAACCTATTTTTCATTATGCAGGTTATCCCGACTCGGATTTGACGATTCATGGTGTAGCGGTCGCGATCTCGTTTGCATTGATCACATTTTTGCATATTCTATTGGGCGAACTTCTTCCCAAAACTGTTGCAATCCAAAAGACAGAGACCATGGCTTTGGTGACAAGCGCACCTATATTCTTCTTTTATTATTTATTTTTTCCTATTACGTTTTTCTTAAATGGAATGACTACTTTTCTATTAAGGATGATCGGGTTTAAGGAAGATTCTCATCGGATCATCCATTCTCCTGAGGAATTGATGATCCTCATCCAGGAACAGAATAAACAGGGAAATATTGACCAAGAAGAATTCCAGATCATCCAAAATACTTTCCAGTTCTCCGAACATTTGGCGAAAGATGTGATGACTCATCGACTCAGTATTGTGGGAATCCCTGCGGACAGCCAAATGGACGGGGTCCTTTCTATTATTGCTGAACATCATTTTTCCAGGTATCCTGTGTACGAAGGAACTACCGATAATATAGTAGGTATCGTTCACGTTCAGGCTTTTCTTGCATGGCTTTCCGAATCCAAACGGAACAAGAAGGCAAAAGTCACTACAATCATGCAACCTCCTATCGTGGTTCCGGAAGGAATGTCAATAGAAAAGGTCCTTCAGAAGTTGCGCCTTGCAAAACAGCATATGGCTATTGTTATCGACGAATACGGAGGAGTTTCGGGACTACTTACTATGGAGGACATAGTAGAAGAAGTTTTCGGAGAGATCCGGGATGAGACCGACGATCATGAAATCGATGCCGTTCCGTCACATTCTCCTGATGCATTCGATATAGATGGAGAAACCGAACTAGACGAATTAAAAGAGATCCTAACCGGGATCGAAGAAGAAGAGTTGAACGATATTCGAACTATTGCCGGCTTTATTTTAGATAAAGTAGAAGATATGCCTAAAGAAGGAACTGAAGTTGTGATCCCGGAAGGTAAACTAACCGTAGAAAAAATGGATGGGAATAAGATCATGACCGTTCGTTTTACTCGACTTTCGGCTCCTTCTTCCTTTGCGATTTAA
- a CDS encoding phosphopantothenoylcysteine decarboxylase: MDKKDILIAVSGSIAAFRACELVRNLTKEGYPVSVIMTENATKFIGPITFEALTGKKVQVDEYEQGMAHIDARNRAAVIAVVPATANIIAKMANGIADDLVTSTYLAAKCPVLVAPAMNPNMFTHPATQRNLARLKEDGVIILDPQEGVVVCGDEGYGKLADVPVMQKKILELYLKTSQ; encoded by the coding sequence ATGGACAAAAAGGATATTCTGATCGCAGTCAGCGGAAGTATCGCGGCTTTTAGAGCTTGCGAACTAGTACGTAATCTTACCAAAGAAGGTTATCCTGTTTCCGTGATCATGACGGAGAACGCCACCAAGTTTATAGGTCCGATCACATTCGAGGCTCTTACCGGTAAAAAGGTGCAGGTGGACGAGTACGAGCAAGGAATGGCCCATATCGATGCAAGGAATCGTGCGGCCGTGATTGCAGTTGTACCTGCTACGGCAAATATTATTGCTAAAATGGCTAATGGAATTGCGGACGATCTTGTAACTTCTACCTATCTTGCTGCGAAATGTCCAGTATTGGTCGCTCCTGCAATGAATCCGAATATGTTCACTCATCCAGCCACACAAAGAAATCTTGCGCGTCTGAAAGAGGACGGAGTAATCATATTAGATCCACAAGAAGGCGTTGTGGTTTGCGGTGACGAGGGTTACGGTAAACTGGCCGATGTTCCGGTGATGCAAAAAAAGATCCTGGAATTGTATCTAAAAACTTCTCAATAA
- a CDS encoding phosphopantothenoylcysteine decarboxylase: MNKYSKIIISSGPTREWIDPVRFISNASSGKMGYCLAQEAAHLVQDIVYIRGLTEPKYSEPKGARVIKVETTLEMRDAVLKEVGSSCILIMAAAPADFRPKNANESKIKKEEGNDTLVLELIKNPDILVSVQEKIQAHNLKDVLRIGFSAETDLLDQNALGKLRKKNLDYIVGNYVGKDSKGFGDLDTSVIIYGKEGSKKEIGPASKETIAKGILEYLDILSKQESIR; the protein is encoded by the coding sequence TTGAATAAATATTCAAAAATTATAATAAGTTCGGGACCCACCAGAGAGTGGATAGATCCCGTACGTTTTATTTCAAACGCTTCTTCCGGAAAAATGGGTTATTGTTTGGCCCAAGAAGCGGCTCATTTAGTTCAAGATATCGTCTATATTCGAGGATTAACAGAACCGAAATATTCCGAACCTAAGGGTGCGAGAGTTATCAAGGTGGAAACAACTTTAGAAATGAGAGACGCAGTCCTAAAGGAAGTGGGTTCTTCTTGTATTCTTATCATGGCTGCTGCTCCCGCTGATTTTCGTCCCAAAAATGCAAACGAGTCCAAGATCAAAAAAGAAGAAGGTAACGACACCTTAGTTCTGGAGCTGATCAAAAACCCGGACATACTTGTTTCGGTTCAGGAAAAGATCCAGGCGCATAATCTAAAAGACGTGCTTCGTATCGGTTTCTCCGCAGAGACCGACCTATTGGACCAAAATGCACTCGGTAAACTTAGGAAGAAAAATCTGGATTATATCGTAGGAAATTACGTGGGAAAAGACTCCAAGGGTTTTGGAGATCTGGATACCAGCGTGATCATTTATGGAAAAGAAGGTTCCAAAAAGGAGATCGGTCCCGCTTCTAAGGAGACCATAGCAAAAGGTATTTTAGAATATTTGGATATTCTTTCTAAACAGGAAAGTATTAGATAA
- a CDS encoding STAS domain-containing protein encodes MAKTEFEGLYIETKKDSVGDKEVLIVIMNGKVTNTNAFEISRKINFVFDEGIYEIILDLSSLEYINSVGVATLLTLIKTVDQHNGKIVIGGLNHFLENVIRLMELPKKVSIYHTLDEAKAVFK; translated from the coding sequence ATGGCAAAAACGGAATTCGAAGGCCTGTACATAGAAACTAAAAAAGACTCCGTCGGAGACAAAGAAGTTCTAATCGTCATAATGAACGGAAAAGTGACGAATACGAACGCTTTCGAGATTTCCAGAAAGATCAATTTCGTTTTCGATGAAGGGATCTACGAGATCATATTGGATCTTTCTTCTTTGGAATATATCAATAGTGTCGGGGTTGCAACTCTCTTAACGCTTATCAAGACCGTAGACCAGCATAACGGAAAAATCGTAATCGGAGGATTGAATCATTTCTTAGAGAATGTGATCCGATTAATGGAATTACCTAAAAAAGTGTCGATCTATCATACTTTAGACGAAGCCAAAGCAGTCTTTAAATAA